One Halichondria panicea chromosome 6, odHalPani1.1, whole genome shotgun sequence genomic window carries:
- the LOC135337820 gene encoding uncharacterized protein LOC135337820, whose translation MNQKLTLFLVLYFGLANASHFRGGIIQWRPVNASNFDGLIEFTHRMAWRRSAGFHCDQNTIDNRQLIGGGQLYCSSGCFGYLGSLSYYCTDYSITEDWSSGEKTWLANVGLQSSFQAYYQGCCWIGLRQGSGYWRLNVRGILTPRPDNGLINSSPVTAMTPIIRLQLGCPSTIHIPVQDADGDDIRCRWGSGYTECGYSYNCQGFSYGTLTGCALHYNGGGLTGLYALTIQVEDFISLHSTTAMSSVPMQFIISLFTSHLSCDSGKPQLVAETLPTGSCIPVPFGITFNFSIVASVNHVGIRIVEFPTVSIVGVTKSAVAMSTYNPLLYYTNVTWTPQPSQFGLHIFCFSAKDTNSLTSDQSCIVFLGGVQGPRALKNTVVPSGNLTLGKPVHLFSVEFDHQIFRPTIPNFINIYENKSNGVVDSINATSSRVSFPTPGSGGREINFTSNYTFQSGVGYYVLFDLGVAVGKSFCHQESEPITSKTFWSFTAEINECAKGLDDCGTLANCVDTLQGFNCVCIPGYSGDGYSCVDIDECSVATAVCPQYTWCLNNMGSYSCPCKFGVSSSGDCSLPPDPHPPRSLHARSTTSTTATIAWSSPQPQSFLPISQYSLSLADQLFGLPQINVTVNSTKLSYTFSGLEEFDLLKCDIVSVSSYGGISISASITLRTNVAAPSAAPRNLAAVATSSSMIFLSWSDPPAIDINGNVVFYFIFIREIYTGRNMSFHSFSRQLTAGPLHPNYAYSCKVAAFTTTFGPFTPTVTVSSGEAKPSAPPRNFTLTSITTFSASLSWEPPQFEQQNGRIRHYVIYLTDLTGIDGTVQLKSSTKNWVLNNLRPAFCYSVSVAAYTIDVGPATVNAQFCLLTSAPSAPPQGVNGYPLNPTTFHLEWSPPSLHYQNGLIVSYSVNVTENETAAMFQVKTNQTTFRFLSLHPDYTYCCRIAANTIAEGPFSPNYCVRLHQGIPSAAPHNLMSVLPDPRSIVLSWDPPQPEDKNGKIIRYAIDVTRSNTGHNFQQFTSQTTVTITNLVPYTAYTCMIAASTVGGTGPFSSAYTVTTLEDKPSVTRNIAVSRVTNEPHTLLVTWTAPSILNGLLTNYTVYCEVANGGNLSVARETSVGPSFTFAKVNGLIPFTTYHCAVTASTSAGESDLSSTDFATTDESVPDDAPEMFRSTQVSVSSVTVLWSQPMIPNGIVTAYTLHYNSTDGVSNTRRTVNTFSTVTGLQEYTYYEFVVRASTRIGDGPTTSTIIQTKESYPTSAPKMVRVITTSSTSLSLMWSPPTIADQNGVITHYSVILKDLQFDAHDIIVNPTTLSYVFTSLNEYNNYSCQIAAATSVGLGPYSQPIPLMTDQAAPSAPPQHLSGSGVSSSVINLSWSPPPVVDINGIVVQYTVRVTDNHTGRVTQFVALENRITVGSLTPYALYDCAVSAFTIASGPFSGILTVRTNPSAPTASPSQVSALVSSNTLILMWAAPSSEHINGVIHHYVAILTEMDASRSSTGAKYSLNASSTVVTFRNLHPYYYYKCSVAAYTVALGPVSESITIRLKEDAPAASPNNVIGTALSPEIIRFTWDPPPIQFQNGLIRSYMIKVMENETGVVTQHSTTMTQINLNSLHAYYVYELVVAAVTVASGPFSQPVTVQTHPDVPHGPIGYAQVTLTTSDTVMINWTPPKPEDQNGEIRYHINVTETDSRGSSFQLATASTSITISSLRPFTHYEVRIAAYTVVGDGPYSSPINVVTREAAPSSPPEDVTLAAIRPTAIRISWSPPPAKDQNGLIRQYRINITEVDTDTVTLRTSVSTYIVLFELHPFYTYECIVGAVTVTEGPYSDLMTITTPEDVPSGYPLEVTNTSTTARSAVISWDPPDEEDQNGLITSYTVKIVEAGTEETLQRISSTTSITATSLKPYTSYSVSVAASTSVGNGPFSISITLRTNQDVPTSPPLSINSRAHDPMTIHISWTVPVEANGIVIEYKVKLREVNTGQTSLLPTHSTSIEANTVHPAYTYEYSVAASTAVGYGPFSDLVNITTPEDAPSGPPQNAIVFNITARSVVISYSPPLAQERNGVVIQYKVELTNLDLGTRNQIETAGLQLLVQSLRPYTVYEITVTGRTAIGYGPFSEQQTFRTLESVPGSHPTNATGRAINSSHILLTWEAPPANLVHGVIREYRINVTEDSTGRMLHFTISAISRELLIGNLHPHYVYHCTIVAFTIEAGPYTDVIVVQTKEAAPSGPPLTFRAVSKDPRSASLFWAPPQLDLQNGILRHYVIIIKSVSGRETRTITAPANSSTLTGLQPHTLYEFSITAVTIAASPSSPIVSVKTSEDAPTGPPLSVQSSAINASLVYIQWDPPAADSHNGVIRRYHINISEVDTGKQEQRYTENLHITIGSLHPFYQYRYTVSAETITAGPPSLEGRIQMPEAAPSAPPTNIEAVKTTSTSFLLQWNSPLLDGRNGNIRRYILVVTEQSSDKVIDISTQNTEQLFESLHPYYNYTFSVAAVTISAGVFSKQQTVTTLEDRPGASPHNLTASVPDRCSTSIHVQWEALAEGEQNGLILGYTINIVEAGSVISFTRVTNDNNFLVDALQPFTVYNCSVSAYTSVGNGPSTHLPVTTCEDVPSAPRMPRRSNVTSDSASLSWLPPARSNGVIRHYLLFFDEKDTGFNRTVLAHSNTNFVVGGLHPYYTYHLSIHAVTIATGPPSTVLILQTLQDAPSGYPIDSEAFAVTPNILSLEWDPPAEENQNGIIIDYFVNVTAVETSTAFSVVSGGSLSTTIPGLHPFYTYNYIIAAVTNVGRGPFSMSRSVQMPQDAPTAPPRNLTGDSINSTSIEIVWEEPKLSAQNGIISSYHIILTDLQSQKTKEYSRLGSHFDLVISSLHPYYNYQFSVAAGTVIGRGPLASFIPIQTKEDAPSGSPQKLNITSLNSMAVQLSWETLTVEQTNGIIRGYSIIVKSTQSDEKQTLNSTSNNIVIHNLHPYYTYDFLVAAVTVGIGPYTIGRSTLPQDIPTGVPKTMQVDSQSSSVISISWRPPVPEQQNGVITSYYIAVLEVQTGTTLKFQTHGSASFYIVNALHPYYTYNCSVAAFTIGLGPSAHASVLTHPDKPSDKPHNVSVSATSATTVLMKWSPPPDEHRNGIINSYTVHVAGVDTGDEFQRSVNSLQVLITDLHPFNSYEFSVTAVTITEGPFSEPMVLKMPEAAPSSPPHDSRATTTSSTSVTLAWYPPDPQEWNGEVVRYTVLYQLIGILGGIVNSTVGSVMSFSIPSSGQSLTNINDPVTVRLPLETETAVIEGLEEYSLYKFWVYFETSAGRSANSEWIQVETLSDVPSGPPVNMVATVLSAWRISVQWNAPLLSDRNGRIIGYHILVRNPDTTITTFANVSGDTHYFVAEGLNSFTNYEVSAAAKTILGVGPYTVHSNVKTQESVPSTPYGLSVRAKNSSSVFLSWMKPTKSNGIILEYQMNYFGYAPRKIIDNEQESIEVDIADGNNSLLVSSSELIAFITGLKTGLFYNFTVRARNVAGFSENSSTLQYNVPAVSVSAGAAIGSPSNIAVVVIAAAGWVLILLIAFFLGVYLCRRKGKSGASLIFRETPGARRGNDYEIFTNPVVADEEDQETDLKKGEWVECTLIGGGSSSFNASVDDSKKLDLTQLNSDDETEASVLVINC comes from the exons ATGAATCAAAAACTAACTCTTTTCTTGGTCCTATATTTTGGACTGGCTAATGCTTCCCACTTCCGTGGGGGAATCATCCAATGGCGTCCAGTCAATGCATCCAACTTCGATGGACTG ATTGAGTTCACTCATCGAATGGCATGGAGAAGATCTGCTGGTTTTCACTGTGACCAGAACACTATAGACAACCGGCAGCTTATTGGTGGTGGACAGCTCTACTGCTCAAGCGGTTGTTTTGGGTACTTGGGAAGTCTAAGCTATTACTGCACTGACTACAGTATTACAGAAGATTGGAGCAGCGGAGAGAAAACATGGCTGGCCAATGTTGGTTTACAATCATCATTTCAAGCATA CTATCAAGGTTGCTGTTGGATTGGCTTAAGGCAAGGAAGTGGCTATTGGAGGCTTAACGTACGTGGTATTCTGACACCAAGACCTGACAATGGTCTAATCAACAGCTCTCCAGTGACAGCCATGACTCCGATCATCAGGCTACAGCTAGGATGCCCATCTACTATTCACATTCCAG TTCAAGATGCAGATGGAGATGACATTCGTTGTAGATGGGGTTCTGGATACACAGAATGTGGATATAGTTACAATTGTCAGGGATTCTCTTATGGAACACTTACTGGA TGTGCTCTACACTACAATGGAGGTGGTTTAACTGGTTTGTACGCCTTAACTATCCAAGTGGAGGACTTCATTTCTCTACACAGCACCACGGCAATGAGCAGTGTACCAATGCAATTTATCATCAGTTTATTCACATCACATTTAAGTTGTGATTCTGGCAAACCTCAACTTGTTGCAGAAACTCTACCTACTGGTTCATGCATTCCTGTGCCATTTGGAATTACATTCAATTTCTCCATTGTTGCATCAGTTAATCATGTCGGAATAAG AATCGTTGAGTTCCCAACTGTGTCCATTGTTGGAGTGACAAAGTCAGCAGTAGCAATGAGTACCTATAACCCACTTTTGTATTACACAAATGTCACCTGGACCCCTCAGCCATCTCAATTTGGTTTACATATATTCTGTTTCAGTGCCAAAGACACCAACAG TTTAACTTCGGATCAGAGTTGTATTGTCTTCCTTGGAGGAG TTCAAGGACCCAGGGCACTCAAGAACACTGTTGTCCCATCTGGAAACCTTACACTTGGAAAACCTGTTCACCTCTTCTCCGTTGAGTTTGATCATCAG ATTTTCAGACCAACAATACCAAACTTCATCAATATATATGAGAATAAGAGCAATGGTGTAGTTGATTCCATCAATGCCACCTCATCCAGAGTGTCATTCCCCACTCCCGGCAGTGGAGGGAGAGAAATCAACTTCACATCGAATTATACTTTTCAGTCCGGAGTTGGTTACTACGTTCTTTTTGATCTTG GTGTTGCAGTAGGAAAATCCTTTTGTCATCAAGAGTCTGAACCAATAACTTCGAAAACATTTTGGAGTTTTACTGCTG AAATCAATGAATGTGCGAAGGGATTGGATGACTGTGGTACTCTTGCCAATTGCGTCGACACTCTACAAGGATTCAACTGTGTTTGTATTCCAGGGTACTCTGGTGATGGATACTCATGTGTAG ATATAGATGAGTGTTCTGTTGCAACTGCTGTATGTCCCCAGTATACTTGGTGCCTGAATAACATGGGTAGTTACTCTTGCCCATGCAAATTTGGAGTTTCTTCCAGTGGAGACTGCAGTC TTCCTCCCGATCCTCACCCTCCCCGATCTCTTCACGCTCGGAGCACTACTTCTACCACAGCCACCATCGCATGGTCTTCACCCCAACCGCAAAGTTTCCTTCCTATCTCTCAGTATTCTCTCTCATTGGCAGATCAGCTGTTTGGGCTCCCACAAATAAACGTAACTGTAAACAGCACTAAACTTTCATACACTTTCTCTGGTCTTGAAGAATTCGACTTGTTAAAGTGTGATATTGTGTCAGTCAGCTCTTATGGTGGCATTTCAATATCAGCCTCAATCACTCTGCGGACCAATGTAGCAG CTccctcggctgcgcctcgtaATCTAGCAGCAGTGGCCACCAGCTCATCGATGATATTCCTGTCTTGGTCGGATCCACCCGCTATTGATATCAAtggaaatgttgtgttttaCTTTATTTTTATCAGGGAGATTTATACTGGCCGTAACATGTCATTCCATTCATTTTCGAGGCAACTTACAGCTGGTCCTTTACATCCTAACTACGCTTACTCTTGTAAAGTGGCAGCTTTCACAACAACATTTGGACCATTCACACCAACTGTCACTGTGTCTTCGGGTGAAGCAa AACCTTCTGCTCCTCCAAGAAACTTTACTCTGACAAGCATTACAACGTTTTCTGCTAGTCTTTCATGGGAGCCTCCTCAATTTGAGCAACAGAATGGTCGCATAAGACACTACGTCATATACCTGACCGATCTGACAGGAATAGATGGCACTGTGCAACTGAAGTCCTCCACTAAAAATTGGGTCCTCAACAACCTGAGACCTGCTTTCTGTTACAGTGTGTCTGTAGCTGCATACACAATCGATGTTGGACCGGCCACTGTTAATGCTCAGTTTTGCTTACTCACGTCTG CTCCAAGTGCACCTCCTCAAGGTGTAAATGGATACCCTCTGAATCCCACCACTTTCCACCTCGAATGGTCTCCACCTTCTCTTCATTATCAGAACGGTCTCATCGTAAGCTACTCCGTGAATGTCACTGAGAATGAGACTGCTGCGATGTTTCAAGTAAAAACTAACCAGACAACTTTCAGATTCTTGTCACTACATCCAGACTACACCTATTGCTGTAGAATTGCTGCCAACACTATTGCTGAGGGGCCATTCTCTCCTAATTACTGTGTTCGTCTTCATCAAGGAA TTCCAAGTGCTGCTCCTCACAATCTTATGTCAGTCCTACCTGACCCACGCTCAATAGTGCTTTCATGGGACCCACCACAACCAGAAGACAAGAATGGGAAGATTATCCGATATGCAATTGATGTGACAAGAAGTAATACAGGACACAACTTTCAGCAGTTCACAAGTCAGACGACAGTGACTATTACGAATCTTGTACCATACACTGCTTATACTTGTATGATTGCTGCCAGCACTGTAGGTGGTACTGGCCCATTCAGTTCTGCTTATACAGTGACAACGCTTGAAGATA AGCCATCAGTGACTAGAAACATTGCAGTTTCAAGGGTAACAAACGAGCCACACACCCTCCTTGTGACATGGACTGCCCCATCGATCCTCAACGGTTTACTTACCAACTACACAGTTTACTGTGAAGTGGCTAATGGTGGTAATCTCTCTGTAGCTAGAGAGACATCAGTTGGTCCTAGTTTTACTTTTGCTAAAGTGAACGGACTGATCCCTTTTACCACCTATCATTGCGCTGTAACAGCAAGCACATCAGCTGGGGAGAGTGATCTCAGTAGTACTGATTTTGCCACAACTGATGAATCGG TTCCTGATGATGCACCGGAAATGTTCAGGTCCACTCAAGTTTCTGTATCTTCTGTAACGGTTCTATGGAGTCAGCCAATGATTCCCAATGGAATAGTAACTGCGTATACCCTCCATTATAATTCTACTGATGGTGTATCAAACACACGTCGGACTGTTAATACATTTTCCACTGTAACTGGCTTGCAGGAATACACTTACTATGAGTTTGTAGTTCGAGCTTCAACACGTATTGGTGATGGACCTACTACAAGTACTATTATTCAAACAAAGGAATCAT ACCCAACATCTGCGCCTAAAATGGTTCGAGTGATCACAACTAGCTCAACCTCTTTGAGCTTGATGTGGTCACCTCCAACAATTGCTGATCAGAATGGTGTCATCACACACTATTCAGTGATACTGAAAGACCTCCAATTCGATGCACACGACATTATCGTAAACCCCACGACCCTCAGCTATGTATTCACATCTCTCAATGAGTACAACAATTACAGCTGCCAAATTGCTGCCGCCACCAGTGTAGGTCTTGGTCCATACAGTCAACCAATACCTCTGATGACGGATCAAGCTG CTCCCTCAGCGCCTCCCCAGCATCTATCTGGCAGTGGAGTCAGCTCTTCTGTCATAAATCTCTCCTGGTCCCCTCCACCTGTCGTAGACATTAATGGAATTGTCGTTCAGTATACAGTTAGAGTAACAGACAATCATACGGGAAGAGTTACACAATTTGTTGCTCTAGAAAATCGTATTACAGTCGGTTCTCTCACACCATACGCTTTATATGACTGTGCTGTGTCTGCCTTCACAATTGCAAGTGGGCCATTTAGTGGCATCTTAACAGTAAGGACAAATCCATCTG CCCCAACTGCTTCTCCCAGCCAGGTTTCTGCTTTGGTATCCTCTAATACCCTCATTCTCATGTGGGCTGCTCCATCTTCTGAACATATCAATGGTGTAATTCATCACTACGTCGCAATTCTGACCGAAATGGATGCTTCAAGGTCATCTACTGGTGCGAAATATTCGCTCAATGCCAGCAGCACTGTTGTAACTTTCCGCAATCTGCATCCATACTACTACTACAAATGCAGTGTTGCAGCATATACTGTTGCTCTAGGGCCTGTGAGTGAGTCAATAACCATACGGCTTAAAGAAGACG CTCCTGCTGCATCTCCAAACAATGTCATTGGTACTGCATTGTCTCCTGAAATCATTCGATTCACTTGGGATCCTCCTCCAATTCAATTTCAGAATGGTCTCATTCGAAGTTATATGATCAAGGTGATGGAAAATGAAACAGGAGTGGTAACTCAACATTCAACCACCATGACTCAAATCAATTTAAATTCTCTTCATGCGTATTATGTTTACGAGCTCGTAGTTGCTGCAGTCACTGTTGCTTCTGGACCCTTCTCTCAACCAGTTACTGTACAGACTCATCCTGATG TTCCTCATGGTCCAATTGGATATGCTCAGGTTACCCTCACCACCTCTGATACTGTCATGATTAACTGGACCCCACCCAAACCTGAAGATCAGAATGGTGAAATTCGGTATCATATTAATGTGACAGAAACAGACAGCAGAGGAAGTTCCTTCCAACTAGCAACTGCTAGTACATCGATAACCATAAGTTCACTGCGACCCTTTACACATTACGAAGTCCGCATAGCTGCATACACTGTAGTTGGAGATGGTCCTTACAGTTCACCTATCAATGTGGTCACTAGGGAAGCAG CCCCTAGTAGCCCACCAGAAGATGTGACTCTAGCTGCCATTAGGCCTACCGCTATAAGAATTTCCTGGTCGCCTCCTCCTGCCAAAGATCAGAATGGATTGATTCGACAGTATCGGATCAATATCACTGAAGTGGACACTGATACTGTAACTCTAAGGACATCAGTGAGTACATATATTGTACTGTTTGAGCTACATCCATTCTACACGTATGAGTGTATTGTTGGAGCTGTTACTGTTACTGAAGGACCTTATTCTGATCTTATGACTATCACCACTCCTGAAGATG TGCCTAGCGGATACCCACTAGAAGTTACAAACACTAGTACTACTGCACGCTCAGCAGTCATTTCCTGGGATCCACCAGATGAGGAAGACCAAAATGGCCTCATAACCTCCTATACTGTCAAGATCGTTGAAGCTGGAACTGAAGAGACTTTACAACGGATTTCTTCAACTACAAGCATCACTGCTACTTCACTGAAGCCATACACATCTTACTCTGTGAGTGTAGCAGCTTCTACTTCAGTTGGAAATGGACCCTTCAGCATCTCCATTACGTTGAGAACAAATCAAGATG TCCCAACAAGCCCTCCACTATCCATTAACTCAAGAGCTCATGATCCCATGACTATTCACATCTCGTGGACCGTACCCGTGGAAGCAAATGGAATTGTGATAGAATACAAAGTGAAACTGAGGGAAGTTAACACTGGTCAAACGTCTCTTTTGCCTACGCATTCAACCAGTATTGAAGCCAATACGGTACATCCTGCCTACACCTATGAGTACAGTGTTGCAGCATCTACTGCTGTTGGATATGGTCCTTTCAGTGATCTCGTCAACATTACAACTCCCGAAGATG CACCAAGTGGCCCTCCGCAGAATGCTATTGTGTTTAACATAACTGCTAGGAGTGTAGTAATCTCATACAGTCCTCCTTTGGCACAAGAGCGGAATGGTGTTGTTATTCAGTACAAGGTTGAGTTGACAAACTTAGATCTGGGAACTAGAAACCAAATTGAAACAGCTGGGCTACAGTTACTCGTTCAAAGTTTGAGACCATACACTGTGTATGAGATTACAGTTACTGGTCGAACTGCCATTGGCTATGGACCATTTAGTGAACAACAAACATTTCGGACACTTGAGAGTG TCCCAGGTAGTCATCCAACAAATGCTACAGGGCGTGCAATCAACTCATCACATATCTTGCTGACTTGGGAAGCTCCTCCCGCCAATCTGGTTCATGGTGTTATAAGGGAGTATCGAATCAACGTAACAGAAGATTCAACGGGTAGAATGCTCCATTTTACCATATCTGCTATATCTAGAGAACTACTTATTGGAAATCTTCACCCACATTACGTATACCACTGCACTATTGTGGCATTCACTATCGAAGCAGGTCCATATACGGATGTAATAGTGGTACAAACCAAGGAGGCAG CTCCATCTGGTCCACCTCTTACCTTCAGAGCTGTTTCTAAAGACCCTCGCTCAGCTTCCCTCTTTTGGGCTCCACCTCAACTGGACTTACAGAATGGAATTCTTCGTCACTATGTAATCATAATAAAATCGGTCAGTGGAAGAGAAACACGAACCATAACAGCCCCTGCTAACTCCTCCACTCTCACGGGACTTCAACCCCATACTCTGTATGAATTTTCAATTACTGCGGTAACTATTGCTGCCAGTCCATCCAGTCCTATTGTTAGTGTGAAGACGTCTGAAGATG CGCCAACGGGTCCGCCCCTGTCAGTACAATCATCAGCAATCAATGCATCTTTAGTGTACATCCAATGGGACCCTCCCGCTGCTGACAGCCACAATGGTGTGATACGGCGTTACCATATCAATATTTCGGAAGTAGACACAGGGAAACAAGAACAGCGCTATACTGAAAATCTTCACATCACCATTGGCTCACTGCACCCTTTTTACCAATACAGATACACAGTTTCTGCCGAAACAATCACTGCTGGGCCACCTTCTCTAGAAGGTAGAATTCAAATGCCTGAAGCAG CACCTTCTGCTCCTCCTACTAATATAGAAGCTGTGAAAACCACCTCAACTTCATTTTTGCTTCAATGGAATAGCCCTCTTTTAGATGGCAGAAACGGAAACATCAGAAGATACATACTCGTTGTGACTGAACAGTCATCAGACAAAGTAATAGACATCTCCACTCAAAACACAGAGCAACTGTTTGAGAGTTTGCATCCGTACTACAATTACACATTCAGTGTAGCTGCTGTTACTATATCTGCTGGTGTGTTTTCTAAGCAACAGACGGTCACCACACTTGAAGACC GTCCAGGAGCCTCACCGCACAACCTAACAGCAAGTGTACCTGACCGATGCTCTACTTCTATTCATGTACAGTGGGAAGCCCTTGCTGAGGGAGAACAAAATGGTTTGATTCTTGGTTACACCATTAATATTGTTGAGGCTGGCTCAGTGATTTCATTTACAAGAGTCACCAATGATAACAATTTTCTTGTTGATGCTCTCCAGCCTTTCACTGTCTACAACTGTTCGGTGTCTGCATACACCTCTGTCGGCAATGGACCCAGTACACATCTACCTGTGACAACATGTGAAGATG TACCCAGTGCTCCGAGAATGCCTCGGAGAAGTAACGTGACGTCAGATTCAGCGTCTTTGAGTTGGCTGCCTCCTGCAAGATCAAATGGAGTAATTCGACATTACCTGCTCTTCTTCGATGAGAAAGACACTGGGTTTAACCGCACTGTGCTTGCTCATTCCAATACTAACTTTGTTGTTGGAGGGTTGCACCCATACTACACATACCATCTTTCAATACATGCAGTTACAATTGCAACTGGGCCACCATCAACTGTGCTCATTTTGCAGACTCTGCAAGACG CTCCTTCTGGCTACCCTATTGACAGTGAAGCTTTTGCTGTGACTCCCAACATATTGTCTCTGGAATGGGATCCTCCTGCTGAGGAAAATCAGAATGGAATCATTATCGACTATTTTGTCAACGTCACTGCTGTTGAAACAAGCACTGCATTCTCTGTTGTGTCTGGTGGTTCTCTCTCCACAACAATTCCTGGGCTTCATCCATTCTATACCTACAACTACATCATTGCTGCAGTTACAAATGTTGGGAGAGGCCCATTCAGCATGTCAAGATCAGTTCAAATGCCTCAAGATG CTCCAACTGCCCCACCAAGAAATCTAACTGGGGATTCCATCAATTCAACCTCGATTGAGATTGTTTGGGAAGAACCTAAACTCAGCGCACAAAATGGAATTATATCATCATACCACATAATTCTAACTGATCTTCAAAGTCAGAAGACGAAGGAATACAGTCGCCTTGGATCACACTTTGACTTAGTTATTAGTTCACTTCATCCGTACTACAACTATCAGTTCTCTGTAGCTGCTGGAACTGTGATTGGGAGAGGACCACTTGCTTCATTTATTCCAATTCAAACAAAAGAAGATG CTCCGTCAGGTTCACCACAGAAACTAAACATTACATCTCTTAACTCAATGGCAGTACAGTTGTCTTGGGAGACACTTACAGTGGAACAAACAAATGGAATTATTAGGGGGTACAGCATCATAGTTAAAAGCACTCAGTCTGATGAAAAGCAAACATTGAACTCCACGAGCAACAACATTGTAATCCACAATCTACATCCCTACTACACCTATGACTTCTTAGTTGCTGCTGTTACAGTTGGAATTGGTCCATATACCATCGGAAGGAGCACACTTCCACAAGATA TACCTACTGGGGTGCCAAAAACAATGCAAGTTGACTCACAGAGCTCTTCAGTGATCAGTATATCTTGGAGGCCACCTGTACCAGAACAGCAAAATGGTGTGATTACTTCCTACTACATTGCTGTTCTTGAAGTTCAAACTGGGACTACACTAAAGTTTCAAACTCATGGATCTGCCTCATTCTATATCGTTAATGCCTTACATCCTTACTACACCTACAACTGTTCCGTAGCTGCTTTTACCATTGGATTAGGCCCCAGTGCTCATGCTTCAGTTCTAACACACCCAGACA AACCGAGCGATAAGCCTCATAATGTGAGTGTCTCTGCCACAAGTGCCACCACAGTTCTAATGAAATGGAGTCCACCCCCAGATGAGCATCGTAATGGAATCATAAATAGTTACACTGTTCATGTGGCTGGTGTCGATACTGGTGATGAGTTTCAGCGGTCTGTCAACAGTTTGCAAGTTTTGATCACAGATCTCCACCCGTTCAATAGCTACGAATTCTCTGTCACTGCTGTTACTATCACTGAAGGTCCATTCAGTGAACCAATGGTATTAAAAATGCCCGAAGCAG CTCCTTCATCGCCACCTCATGATAGTAGAGCAACAACCACGTCAAGTACTTCTGTCACCCTTGCTTGGTATCCTCCAGATCCACAGGAGTGGAATGGTGAAGTTGTCAGATACACGGTGCTCTATCAGCTAATAGGGATTCTAGGTGGTATTGTAAATAGTACTGTAGGTTCTGTAATGAGTTTCTCAATTCCTTCTTCTGGGCAGTCACTCACGAACATCAATGATCCTGTAACAGTGAGACTACCTCTTGAGACTGAAACAGCTGTGATTGAAGGATTAGAGGAGTATTCATTATACAAATTCTGGGTGTACTTCGAGACAAGTGCTGGAAGAAGTGCTAACAGTGAATGGATTCAAGTGGAAACATTATCAGATG TTCCCAGCGGCCCTCCTGTTAACATGGTAGCTACTGTACTGTCAGCCTGGAGGATCAGTGTCCAGTGGAATGCTCCTCTATTGTCTGACAGAAATGGAAGAATTATTGGGTATCACATCCTTGTTAGAAATCCTGACACAACAATCACAACATTTGCCAATGTATCTGGAGACACACACTATTTTGTTGCAGAAG GTTTGAACAGTTTCACCAACTATGAAGTTTCGGCTGCTGCTAAAACAATTTTGGGAGTGGGACCATACACTGTTCACTCTAATGTGAAGACACAAGAAAGTG TTCCCAGCACTCCATATGGCTTGTCTGTAAGGGCTAAGAACAGCAGCTCTGTGTTCCTATCATGGATGAAACCCACAAAATCAAATGGTATCATACTGGAGTACCAAATGAACTACTTTGGCTATGCTCCCAGGaaaattattgacaatgaGCAG GAATCTATCGAAGTTGACATTGCTGATGGAAACAATTCACTTCTGGTATCAAGCTCAGAATTGATTGCATTTATTACTGGCTTGAAAACTGGACTCTTTTACAATTTTACC gtacGTGCCAGAAATGTCGCTGGATTTAGTGAAAACTCATCCACTCTTCAATACAATGTGCCAGCTGTTTCAG TGAGTGCTGGAGCTGCAATTGGAAGCCCTTCAAACATTGCAGTTGTTGTTATAGCCGCTGCTGGATGGGTGCTCATTTTGCTAATTGCTTTCTTTCTCGGAGTGTACTTGTGTAGACGTAAGGGTAAGTCAGGAGCCAGTCTCATTTTCAGAGAGACTCCTGGTGCACGACGTGGAAATGACTACGAGATCTTTACTAACCCTGTTGTTGCTGACGAGGAAGATCAG GAGACAGACTTGAAAAAAGGAGAATGGGTTGAATGTACTCTTATTGGAGGAGGCAGCAGTTCATTTAATGCCAGTGTGGATGATTCAAAGAAGTTGGACCTGACCCAGCTTAATAGTGATGATGAAACGGAAGCTAGCGTACTCGTTATAAACTGCTGA